The sequence CAACACGCTGCGCGGCAACGTCAACTGGACGCGCGCGCGTGCGAGCACCATGGCCAGCGAGCTGTTCGGCGAGGACCTGCGCAAGCTGCTCCCGGTCGTGCGCGAGTCGGGCAGCGACTCGGCCATCTTCGACAACGTGCTCGAGCTGCTGGTCCTGGGCGGCCGCCCGCTCCCGCACGCGCTGATGATGATGATCCCGGAGGCCTGGGACGGAGCCGACGAGATGCCGGGGTGGCTGCGCGACTTCTACGCGTACCACTCCTGCGTCATGGAGCCGTGGGATGGCCCGGCCGCGGTGGCCTTCACCGACGGCCGCGTGATCGGCGCCACGCTCGACCGCAACGGCCTGCGCCCGGGGCGCTGGCAGGTCACCAGGGACGGCTTCGTGGTCTTGGCGAGCGAGACCGGCGTGCTCGAGGCCGAGCCCGGGGAGGTCGTGCAGAAGGGCCGGCTCCAGCCGGGCAAGATCTTCCTCGTCGACCTCGACCAGGGCCGCATCGTGCCCGACGAGGAGGTCAAGCGCGAGATCGCCAACGGCAAGCCCTACGGCGACTGGTACCGCGGGCGCTCCGTGCACCTCGACGACCTCGAGGACGTGGCGCCGCGCGAGATCGCCGCCGACCCTCTGCTCACCCGCCAGCTCCTCTTCGGCTACACGCAGGAGGACATCCGCATCACGCTCGCGCAGATGGGCGGGGCCAAGGCGGAGGAGCCGCTGGGCTCGATGGGCAACGACTTCGCGCTGGCCGTGCTGTCGGACAAGGCGCCGCCGCTCTACGGCTACTTCAAGCAGCTCTTCGCGCAGGTCACCAACCCGCCGATCGACCCCATCCGCGAGAAGATCGTGATGAGCCTGTCCACGGCGGTGGGGCCGGAGGGCAACCTGCTCGGGGAGAGCGCCGAGCACGCGCATCAGCTGGTCATGTCCCAGCCGCTGCTCACGCCCGCCGACCTCGAGAAGCTGCGCCAGGTGGACCACGAGGTCTTCCACGCCGACACGCTCGACGCCACCTGGCCCGCCGCCGAGGGCCCGGCGGGGCTCCAGCGCGCCATGGAGCGCCTCTGCCGCGAGGCCTCGGCCGCCATCGAGGCGGGCGACACGATCCTCATCCTCTCCGACCGCGCCGCCGGCCCCGACCGCGTGCCGGTCCCGGCGCTGCTGGCCGTCGCCGGCGTGCACCACCACCTCGTGCGCGAGGGCACCCGCCTCCAGGCCGGCCTGGTCGTGGAGTCCGGCGAGCCGCGCGAGGTCCACCACTTCTGCACGCTCATCGGCTACGGCGCCGCGGCGGTCAGCCCCTACCTCGCCTTCGAGACGCTGCACGACCTCTTCGACCAGGGCCGCCTGCCGGGTGTGGAGGGCGCCGACGTAGCCGAGCAGAACATGGTCAAGGCCACCGGCAAGGGCATCCTCAAGACGATCTCGAAGATGGGCATCTCCACCGTGCGCAGCTACGCCGGCGCGCAGATCTTCGAGGCGGTGGGGCTGGACACCGAGCTCATCGACCAGCACTTCACCGGCACCACCTCGCGCATCGGCGGCGTCGGCCTGGACGTGCTCGCCACCGAGGCCTGCGTGCGTCACCGCCGCGCCTACCCGCGCTCGGCCGAGCGCCTGCCCACGGGCGGCGTGCACATGTGGCGCCGCGACGGCGAGCACCACCAGTGGAACCCGGAGACCATCGCGCTGGTCCAGCACGCAGTGCGCGAGGGCGGCCAGGACGCCTACGAGGAGTTCACGCGCGTGGTCAACGACGAGTCCAAGCGCCGGGCCACGCTGCGCGGCCTGCTCAAGCTCAAGGCGTCCGCCGCCGGCCGAGCGGTCCCGATCGAGGAGGTGGAGCCGGCGTCGCAGATCGTCAAGCGCTTCTCCACCGGCGCCATGTCGCTGGGTTCCATCTCCACCGAGGCGCACGAGACGCTCGCCATCGCCATGAACCGCCTCGGCGGCAAGTCCAACACGGGCGAGGGCGGCGAGGACCCGCGCCGCTACACGGCCGACCCCAACGGCGACCGCCGTCGCTCCGCCATCAAGCAGGTGGCGTCGGGGCGCTTCGGCGTCACGGGGCACTACCTGGTCAACGCCGACCAGCTGCAGATCAAGATGGCCCAGGGCGCCAAGCCGGGCGAGGGCGGCCAGCTGCCCGGCCACAAGGTGGACGAGTACATCGGCAAGATCCGCCACTCCACTCCGGGCGTGGGGCTCATCTCGCCGCCGCCCCACCACGACATCTACTCGATCGAGGATCTCAAGCAGCTCATCTTCGACCTGCGCTGCGCCAACCCCGCGGCGTCGGTCAGCGTCAAGCTCGTGGCGGAGGTCGGCGTGGGCACGGTCGCGGCGGGCGTTGCCAAGGCCAACTCCGACCACGTTGTCATCGCCGGCCACGACGGCGGCACCGGCGCGTCGCCGGTCAGCTCCATCCACTCCGCGGGCGTGCCGTGGGAGATCGGCCTGGCCGAGACCCAGCAGACGCTGGTGCTCAACAAGCTGCGCGACCGCATCACCGTGCAGGCCGACGGCCAGATGAAGACGGGCCGCGACGTGGTCGTCGCCGCGCTGCTCGGCGCGGAGGAGATGGGCTTCGCCACCGCCCCGCTCGTCACCACCGGCTGCATCATGATGCGCGCCTGCCACCTCAACACGTGCCCGGTGGGCATCGCCACCCAGGACCCGGAGCTGCGCAAGCGCTTCGAGGGCAAGCCCGAGCACGTCGTCAACTACTTCTTCTTCATCGCCGAGGAGGTGCGCCGCTACATGGCGCAGCTCGGCGTGCGCAAGTTCGAGGAGCTCGTCGGCCGCACCGACCTGCTCGAGGCCGACGAGGCCATCGAGCACTGGAAGGCGCGCGGGGTGGACCTGTCGCGCCTGCTCGAGGCCCCCGACATGCCGCCCGAGATCCCGCGCCGCCGCGTGCGCGAGCCCGACCCCGTGCTCGACGACCACCTCGACCACCAGCTCCTCGCCCAGGCCGGCCCCGCGCTCGAGCGCGGCGAGCGGGTGGAGATCGCGATCCGCTGCGAGAACAAGAACCGCACGGTCGGCGGCCTGCTGTCGGGCGAGGTGGCTCGCCGCCACGGCGCGGAGGGCCTGCCCGACGACACGATCAGCGTGAGGCTCGAGGGCTCGGGCGGCCAGAGCTTCGGCGCCTGGCTCGCGCCGGGCGTCACCTTCCACCTCTGGGGCGACGCCAACGACTTCACGGGCAAGGGCATGTCCGGAGGCGTGCTGGCCGTGCGCCCGCCCGAGGGCTCCACCTTCGTGGCGGAGGAGAACGTCATCGTGGGCAACACGCTGCTCTACGGCGCCACGAAGGGGCGCGCGTTCTTCCGCGGGCTCGCGGGCGAGCGCTTCGCCGTGCGCAACTCCGGCGTGCACGCGGTGGTGGAGGGCGTGGGCGACCACGGCTGCGAGTACATGACCGGCGGCCGGGTGGTCGTGCTCGGCCCCACGGGCCGCAACTTCGCCGCGGGCATGTCCGGCGGGCTGGCGTTCGTGCTCGATCCCGACGGCGCCTTCCCGGCGCGCTGCAACCCCGAGCTCGTGGACCTCGAGCCGCCCACCGAGGACGACCTCGAAGCGATCCACGCCCTCGTGGCCGAGCACGGAGAGCGAACCGGCTCGACCGTGGCCGAGCGTGTGCTGGCCGACTGGGATGCGCTGCGGGGCGACTGGGTCAAGGTCTTCCCGCGCGACTACAAGCGGGTGCTGGCCGAGCGCGGCGAGCATCACTACGGGGCGCTCAGCGAGATGCAGGTGGCCGCCGACGGCTCCACCCCGCTCGAATCCGGCACCGGCGTGCGGGGGGTCCCCACGCATGGGTGAGCTCGGCGGCTTCATGAAGATCCACAGGGTCAACGGGCCCAAGCGCCCCGTTGACGAGCGGGTGGGCGACTTCCGCGAGTACCAGCAGACGCTGCCGGACGAGGGCCTTCGCGAGCAGGGCGCCCGCTGCATGGACTGCGGCATCCCCTTCTGCCACTCGGGCTGCCCCCTCGGCAACCTCATCCCCGACTGGAACGATCTCGTCTACCGGGACCGCTGGCACGACGCCAGCAACGCCCTTCACGCCACCAACAACTTCCCGGAGTTCACCGGCCGCGTCTGCCCGGCGCCGTGCGAGGCGGCGTGCGTGCTCGACATCAACGACGACCCGGTCACGATCAAGCAGATCGAGATGTCGATCGGCGACCGCGCGTTCGAGGAGGGCTGGGTCAAGCCGCAGCCCCCGCCCGTGCGCAGCGGCCGCACGGTCGCGGTCATCGGCTCAGGGCCGGCGGGTCTCGCGGCGGCGCAGGAGCTCAACTCGTTCGGCCACGAGGTCACCGTCTACGAGCGCGCCGACCGCGCCGGCGGCCTGCTCACCTACGGGATCCCCGACTTCAAGCTCGAGAAGTGGATGGTCCAGCGGCGCGTGGACCTCATCGCCGCCGAGGGGGTCCGGTTCAGCACGGGCGTCGACGTGGGCGCGGACATCACGGGCGAGGAACTGCGCGAGCGCCACGACGCCGTGGTCATCTGCACGGGATCCACGATCCCGCGCGACCTGCCGGTGCCGGGCCGCGAGCTCGACGGCGTGCACTTCGCCATGGAGTACCTCGAGCAGCGCAACCGCTGGGTCGCCGGCGAGTTCCCGGACGGAACGCCCATCAGCGCCGCGGGCAAGCACGTGGTGATCATCGGCGGCGGCGACACGGGCGCCGACTGCCTGGGCAACTCCCACCGCGAGGACGCCGCCTCCATCACCCAGTTCGAGCTCCTGCCGGAGCCCCCGCCCGAGCGGCCCAGCGACCGCACGCCGTGGCCGCGCTGGCCGATGATCCTGCGCACCTCGCCGGCCCACGAGGAGGGCGGCGAGCGCCGCTTCAGCGTGATGACCACGGAGTTCACCGGCCAGGATGGGCGGGTCACCGAGCTGCACGGCCACCAGGTCGGTCCGCCGCCGTCGTTCGACAGGATCGAGGGCGGCGACTTCACCCTGGCGGCCGACCTCGTCCTGCTGGCCATGGGCTTCCTGCACCCGCAGCGCGAGGTGCTCGACCAGCTCGGAGTCGAGCTCGACGAGCGCGGCAACGTGGCCGCGCCCGACTACGCCGGCTCGGCGCCGGGCGTGTTCGCCGCCGGCGACTCCCGCCGCGGCCAGTCGCTCGTGGTGTGGGCCATCTCGGAGGGCCGCCAGGCGGCCCGTGGCTGCGACCGCTACCTGCACTCGCTCGACGCCGGGGGCGAGGGCGAGGACCTGGTCGCGCTGCTCACTTGACGCGCCGGTGGCCTGTCAGCGGTCGATCCCCAGCTCGCGGAGGACCTCGTCGGTGTGCTCGCCGAGCCGCGGCGGAGGTCGCTCGGCGCTCACGGGCACGCCGTCTGCAAGCAGTGGCTGACGCACCGTCTGCACACCGCCGACGGCCACGGTGGCCGCGCGGCCGGCGTCCTCCACGGCCGCCAGCGCCTCGCGCACGCCACGGACCTTGCCCGCGGGCACGCCGGCTTCGTCCAGGGCCTCGACCCACTCGCCCGCCGGGCGCCCGCGGAAGGTGCGCTCGAGCTCGGGCACGAGCGTCTCGCGGTTTCGCACACGGTCGGGGTTGGTGGCGTAGCGCTCGTCGCCGGCCAGGTCGGCGCGGCCAATCGCCTGGCACAGACGCCGGTAGAGATGGTCGTTGGGAGCGGCCACGGCCACGTAGCCGTCGGCGGCGCGGAAGGGCTGGTACGGCACGATGTTCGGGTGTGCGTTGCCGTAGCGGCGCGGCTCCTCGCCGGTGACCAGCGCGCCGGAGGACACGTTCACGAGCGCGGCCAGCGCGCTGTCGATCAACGAGGCCTCCACGAGCCGCCCACGCCCGCTGGCATGGCGTTGGTTCAGCGCGGCGAGCACGCCCGCGGCGGCGTTCAGACCGGTGAGCACGTCCACGAGCGCGACGCCGACCTTGGTCGGCTCCCCGTCCGGGTCCCCGGTGATCGCCATGATGCCGCTCTCGGCCTGCGCCACGAAGTCGTAGCCCGGGCGGCCTGGAGGCGTGCGGTCCGAGCCGAAGCCGGTCACCGAGCAGTACACGACGCGCGGGTTGGCCTGCGCCACCTGCTCGTAGCCCAGGCCGAAGCGCTCAGCGGTGCCGGTGCGGAAGTTCTCCACCACCACGTCGGCGTGGGCGCACAGCTCGGCGGCCGCGGCGCGGTCGCGCTCGTCCTTGAGGTCGAGTGCCACGCTGCGCTTGCCGCGGTTCACAGACAGGTAGTAGGCCGACTCGCCGCCCTCGGCGAACGGAGGCCCCCAGGCGCGGGTCTCGTCCCCGCCGTCGGGGTTCTCGACCTTGATCACGTCGGCGCCGAGGTCGGCCAGCAGCTGCGTGCAGTACGGCCCCGCGAGCACGCGCGAGAGGTCCACCACGCGCAGCCCGGCGAGCATCCCGTCGTCCATGCGGCTGCACTTTCCCACGCAATGGGGGGAAAGTGCGCTCGGATGCCCGGTGCGGTGGTAGAACCCGCCGGTGGCCACGGGTGGAGAGCTGCTCGTCGGCGTCCTCGAGGACGCCGGCGTCGATGTGGTGTTCGGCCTGCCGGGCGTGCACAACCTGCCGGCCTGGCGGGCGCTCGCGGGCTCCCCGATCCGGCTGATCACGGTCCGGCACGAACAGGCGGCCGCGTACGCCGCCGACGGCTACTCCCGCGCCACCGGGCGGCTGGGCGTGGCGCTCACCACCACCGGCCCCGGCGCGGCCAACACGCTCGGGGCGGTGGGGGAGGCCTGGGCCTCGCGCTCGTCGGTCCTGGTGATCGCCACCGACATCTCAACGGCGCTGCGCCGGCCGGGCGTGTATCGCGGCGTCCTGCACGAGACCACCGACCAGCCGGGCATGTTCGCCCCGGTCACGAAGGCGGTCTTCCGCGCCGGCCGGCCGCGTGACCTCCCCGACGAGGCGGAGGCCGCCGTGGCCGCGGCGCTCACCGCTCCCACGCGGCCCGTGTACCTCGAGCTGCCCACCGACGTGCTGGCGGGGGAGGGGCCGCGTGACCTCGGCGAGCCGCCGCCACCCCCGGCCCCGCCCGCCGGTCCCGAGGACGGCGCTCTCACTGCCGCGCTCGATCTCCTCAAGCGTGCCGGGCGGCCGCTGCTGTGGGCGGGCGGCGGCGCGCTGCAGTCCGGCGCCGGGTCGGCGCTCGGCGACCTCGCGGAGCGGCTCGGCGCTCCGGTGTTCACCACCTACAGCGCCCGCGGGCTGCTGGGCGCGGACCATCCCTGCGCCGTGGGGCTCCCGCCGCACGTGCCGGAGGCCGGCCGGCTCTGGGACGACGCCGACCTCGTGATCGCGGTGGGCAGCGACCTCGACGGCATGATGACCCAGAACTGGGCCATGCCCGCGCCGCGGCGCCTGGTGGCGATCAACGTCGATCCCGCGGACGCGGCCAAGAGCTGGGAGCCCGACGTCCTGATCGAGGCTGACGCCCGCGCCGCCGTCGAGGCGCTCGCCGCGCACGTCGCGCCGCGGGGCGAGGTCGAGACCTGCGCGGACGGGCTGGCGCGCCTGCGCCACGACGTGCGCAGGAGCCTCCGGCGCGAGCATCCGCGCGAGCTGGCGTTCGTGGACGAGGTGGGCCGGGCGCTGCCCGAGGACGCCATCGTCGTCTGCGACATGTGCATCCCCGGCTACTG comes from Thermoleophilaceae bacterium and encodes:
- a CDS encoding CoA transferase — its product is MDDGMLAGLRVVDLSRVLAGPYCTQLLADLGADVIKVENPDGGDETRAWGPPFAEGGESAYYLSVNRGKRSVALDLKDERDRAAAAELCAHADVVVENFRTGTAERFGLGYEQVAQANPRVVYCSVTGFGSDRTPPGRPGYDFVAQAESGIMAITGDPDGEPTKVGVALVDVLTGLNAAAGVLAALNQRHASGRGRLVEASLIDSALAALVNVSSGALVTGEEPRRYGNAHPNIVPYQPFRAADGYVAVAAPNDHLYRRLCQAIGRADLAGDERYATNPDRVRNRETLVPELERTFRGRPAGEWVEALDEAGVPAGKVRGVREALAAVEDAGRAATVAVGGVQTVRQPLLADGVPVSAERPPPRLGEHTDEVLRELGIDR
- the gltB gene encoding glutamate synthase large subunit, coding for MHRPKRPGAAGLYDPAFEHDACGVGAVADLNNTPTHATVRKALWVLDHLEHRGASGAELDTGDGAGILLQVPDAFLREVCDFELPEAGLYAVGVLFLPTEPAQRREIEKMVERTIVAEDQTLLGWRDVPVDHDVPGPSAAEVEPVIRQVFVGSTSEDPDAFERAVYVIRRIIERHAGEENLAIPSFSSRTLVYKGMLTSPQLPRYFPDLRDERIASALALVHSRFSTNTFPSWELAHPYRMIAHNGEINTLRGNVNWTRARASTMASELFGEDLRKLLPVVRESGSDSAIFDNVLELLVLGGRPLPHALMMMIPEAWDGADEMPGWLRDFYAYHSCVMEPWDGPAAVAFTDGRVIGATLDRNGLRPGRWQVTRDGFVVLASETGVLEAEPGEVVQKGRLQPGKIFLVDLDQGRIVPDEEVKREIANGKPYGDWYRGRSVHLDDLEDVAPREIAADPLLTRQLLFGYTQEDIRITLAQMGGAKAEEPLGSMGNDFALAVLSDKAPPLYGYFKQLFAQVTNPPIDPIREKIVMSLSTAVGPEGNLLGESAEHAHQLVMSQPLLTPADLEKLRQVDHEVFHADTLDATWPAAEGPAGLQRAMERLCREASAAIEAGDTILILSDRAAGPDRVPVPALLAVAGVHHHLVREGTRLQAGLVVESGEPREVHHFCTLIGYGAAAVSPYLAFETLHDLFDQGRLPGVEGADVAEQNMVKATGKGILKTISKMGISTVRSYAGAQIFEAVGLDTELIDQHFTGTTSRIGGVGLDVLATEACVRHRRAYPRSAERLPTGGVHMWRRDGEHHQWNPETIALVQHAVREGGQDAYEEFTRVVNDESKRRATLRGLLKLKASAAGRAVPIEEVEPASQIVKRFSTGAMSLGSISTEAHETLAIAMNRLGGKSNTGEGGEDPRRYTADPNGDRRRSAIKQVASGRFGVTGHYLVNADQLQIKMAQGAKPGEGGQLPGHKVDEYIGKIRHSTPGVGLISPPPHHDIYSIEDLKQLIFDLRCANPAASVSVKLVAEVGVGTVAAGVAKANSDHVVIAGHDGGTGASPVSSIHSAGVPWEIGLAETQQTLVLNKLRDRITVQADGQMKTGRDVVVAALLGAEEMGFATAPLVTTGCIMMRACHLNTCPVGIATQDPELRKRFEGKPEHVVNYFFFIAEEVRRYMAQLGVRKFEELVGRTDLLEADEAIEHWKARGVDLSRLLEAPDMPPEIPRRRVREPDPVLDDHLDHQLLAQAGPALERGERVEIAIRCENKNRTVGGLLSGEVARRHGAEGLPDDTISVRLEGSGGQSFGAWLAPGVTFHLWGDANDFTGKGMSGGVLAVRPPEGSTFVAEENVIVGNTLLYGATKGRAFFRGLAGERFAVRNSGVHAVVEGVGDHGCEYMTGGRVVVLGPTGRNFAAGMSGGLAFVLDPDGAFPARCNPELVDLEPPTEDDLEAIHALVAEHGERTGSTVAERVLADWDALRGDWVKVFPRDYKRVLAERGEHHYGALSEMQVAADGSTPLESGTGVRGVPTHG
- a CDS encoding glutamate synthase subunit beta yields the protein MGELGGFMKIHRVNGPKRPVDERVGDFREYQQTLPDEGLREQGARCMDCGIPFCHSGCPLGNLIPDWNDLVYRDRWHDASNALHATNNFPEFTGRVCPAPCEAACVLDINDDPVTIKQIEMSIGDRAFEEGWVKPQPPPVRSGRTVAVIGSGPAGLAAAQELNSFGHEVTVYERADRAGGLLTYGIPDFKLEKWMVQRRVDLIAAEGVRFSTGVDVGADITGEELRERHDAVVICTGSTIPRDLPVPGRELDGVHFAMEYLEQRNRWVAGEFPDGTPISAAGKHVVIIGGGDTGADCLGNSHREDAASITQFELLPEPPPERPSDRTPWPRWPMILRTSPAHEEGGERRFSVMTTEFTGQDGRVTELHGHQVGPPPSFDRIEGGDFTLAADLVLLAMGFLHPQREVLDQLGVELDERGNVAAPDYAGSAPGVFAAGDSRRGQSLVVWAISEGRQAARGCDRYLHSLDAGGEGEDLVALLT
- a CDS encoding thiamine pyrophosphate-binding protein is translated as MATGGELLVGVLEDAGVDVVFGLPGVHNLPAWRALAGSPIRLITVRHEQAAAYAADGYSRATGRLGVALTTTGPGAANTLGAVGEAWASRSSVLVIATDISTALRRPGVYRGVLHETTDQPGMFAPVTKAVFRAGRPRDLPDEAEAAVAAALTAPTRPVYLELPTDVLAGEGPRDLGEPPPPPAPPAGPEDGALTAALDLLKRAGRPLLWAGGGALQSGAGSALGDLAERLGAPVFTTYSARGLLGADHPCAVGLPPHVPEAGRLWDDADLVIAVGSDLDGMMTQNWAMPAPRRLVAINVDPADAAKSWEPDVLIEADARAAVEALAAHVAPRGEVETCADGLARLRHDVRRSLRREHPRELAFVDEVGRALPEDAIVVCDMCIPGYWLAGFHRVPGPRRLQYPMGWGTLGFAFPAALGAALAGRGPVVSVSGDGGFLYACGELATVAQERISLTAVIVDDSGYGMLRYDQRHAGDPVFGVDLESPDFEAMAVSFGIRAETVDGLGSAFGDALGRHAAMEVPSVLVARAELEPPPTTSPRWYRKG